In the Osmia lignaria lignaria isolate PbOS001 unplaced genomic scaffold, iyOsmLign1 scaffold0005, whole genome shotgun sequence genome, TTGTACGAGACCGGTTCGGTTGTAGGATCGGCAGTGAGACGGGAAAATTATGTACTTGAGTTTGCacaaaaaacaatgtatttacacAAATATTTACACTATGTACAATTGTTGTTCGTTGAACAATGTAAGAAATGCAAATGTTAGTGCGTTGCACAATTTCACCCGCGTCGCGGCGAAATTTGAGACCGAGTTCGAGATGTTTGAAACCACGTGTTGGATTAACGCGTGGCaccacgtaattatattaatcacgtGGATTTTGGCGAGCTGATGAGCTCACCCACTCGCAAAGGCCGTTGGCACTTTTACACTCGTTGAGAGAAGTGTATTTTGCGAGATTGAGCGGAATTATTAGAACTATGCGAAAACTGAGATTGCACGTGTGAAGGCTACGTAAACCAGAGCgataatggccgatcaaccggcttcgtcgcagcaagaaccgttggcttctttttgctgacgtaacgctccctgattggtcggcgtgaccggcatccaaggtggctgccggtcgcgctgctaagtgctgccgcggtccgcgtgcaggcggtagaaattacattttcgaacattcCGCCCGCCATCAGCAGCTCGTAGAAGATGGTGATGAATCCTGATCCTCTACTGGTAGTAGAGCCAACTTTGCAATTGGCCGAGTTAGAGTTGAGGTGGCCGTCTTGATCGTGACGACCCTCGTCAGTCCATCTGGTCCAGGGTGAACTGCGAGCACTCGAGCAAGAGGCCACTTGCATGGTGGGAAGCGCTCGTCTGTAAGCAGCACCAGAGATCCAACGTGGATGTTGTTGGAAGGGTGATGCCACTTAGAGATTGATTGCATCCGTTGGAGATGTTGAGTTGACCAGCGCTTCCAGAattgttgtaatttttgttGTATGAGATGCCACCTGGCTCTCGGTGAGATGTTGGCCTGTTCAACAGATGGCTCAGGCAGCGTTGAGATTGCTCTTCCGATTAGGAAATGAGCTGGTGTTAGCACTGAGAGATCGTCAGGGTCGTCCGTGAGAGGCTCCAGTGGTCGTGAATTAAGCGTTGCTTCAATCTGATTTAGAAGAGTATAGTATTCTTCAAAGGTGAGTAAAGTGTCACTCACCGTGCGTCTGAGATGGTATTTGACAGACTTGACCACTGCCTCCCACTTTCCTCCCATGTGCGGTGCAGCAGGTGGATTGAAACTCCAAGTTGTATGGTCGTCGACGAACAGCTTGGCCAATCGTTGATTGTCTTGAGTGCCCTCGACGAACATTGACTTCAATGCTGAATCTGCTCCGATGAAGTTTGTTCCGCAGTCGGAGTAGATTGTATGTGGAATGCCTCTTCTTGCAGCGAACCGTCGGTACGTGGCAACGAATCCATCCGTTGAATAGTTGGTAACCATTTCCAGATGAACAGCAGACGTTGTCATGCAAACGAAAACACAGATCCAGCCCTTTTGTGTTTTCGCACCTCGCCCCTTCCACGTCTTGAGTGCGATGGGACCGGCGTAGTCTACGCCGGTGTGTGAGAATGGGTGTGAGGGTGTAACCCGAGAGAGAGGTAGTTGGCCCATCAGTTGATGGGCACGGATCCCCCTCTGCCGAGCACACACAACACACCGCAGAATGTGAGATTTGACTGGAGCTCGTCCACCGATGATCCAGTAAGTCTGTCTGATGTGAGCGAGTGTGAGTTGTGTCCCTCCATGAAGCGTTGCTTTGTGGGAGTGATCTACAATCAATTCGGACAGACGTGAGTGACGTGGAAGGATTGCAGGGTGTTTACCTTCATAGGTTAACTGAGCGTTGCTGAGTCTTCCTCCAACTCGAATAACCCCTTGATCGTCGATGAAGGCCGTGAGTCGATTGAAGGCGTGGGACGATGGTAACGTTTGGTTGTTGACCATCATCTTGAGCTCGTGTGAGAAGTATGCTGATTGTGTGGCCTTGATCCAGAAGATTTTGGCCCTTTCCAAATCAGCTGGTGTGTTCGAGAGCCTCGTTGAAGCAGTTGTCCTTCTCAGTTTGGAGATGAACCTGTAACAAACTGAGGTAACATGAAAAAGTTTTTGCAAAGATGAATATTTGTGAATCAAGTCCCAGTGATAATCGATTTTTTGGCACGTTAACACGTGAGAGATTCCTGGGCGACACTCCTGCAGGCAAGTGTCGTCAGATGCGTTGCGTTGTACAGGCCATGATTCTTGAGATTGTAAAAGCCACGGTGGTCCCCTCCACCATAGCTCGTGTTGTTCAAGCTGAGTTGTAGTCAATCCTCTTGAAGCGCAATCAGCAGGATTTGATGTGCCAGGAACGTGCACCCAAGTTGCAGTTTGCGTTAGTTCTTGAATTTGTGTTACACGATTCCTGACGTAATCTTTCCATCGTGATGCGTGAGATTTGATCCATGTAAGTGTTACTTGAGAATCCGTCCACAGGTGAATTGTAGCAATGTTGAGTTTGAGATTAGCTTGAACGTATTTCAGTAATTTTGCAAGTATCAGCGCAGCTGTGAGCTCGAGTCGGGGAATTGTAAGCCTTTTGAGAGGTGCGACCTTTGTCTTGGAGCACACCAGTGACGTCACCTTGTGATCTGTGGACGGCGAAAAAACAGTAATGTAAATTACTGCTGCCATGGCGAGTTGTGAAGCGTCAGAGAAGCCATGTAATTCCACTGTAGAATTGTTGTAGGTGTTGAACCACCTTGGTATTGAGAGTCTGGCCAGACTTGTGAGATCTTCTCTGATCGCAATCCATCGTATAGTAACATGGGATGGCAGTGGATCATCCCATTTGAGATTGAGAAGCCATAATTCTTGCAGGAGTACCTTCGCTCGAATAATGACTGGTGACAAAAAGCCAAGCGGATCAAATATCTGTGCTACTTCAGATAATACAAGGCGTTTTGTAAAATTGAGATTGTGGTGAGATTTAGTAGTGAATGTGAAACTATCGTTGACAGTGTTCCATCGCAATCCGAGTATTTTGGTATTGCAGTCGTCTAGTGAGATTGATGTACCTTGAGAATTATTGCAAGGCACGATGGTTTCAAGCAGAGAGGCTTCGTTTGAGTGCCACTTTGCA is a window encoding:
- the LOC117611301 gene encoding uncharacterized protein LOC117611301 produces the protein MGQRSSTTANTNDQRSSSLATQAELTLLATAHAQVITSSTTYNARLLVDSGSELSFVSEDLVEQLGLQRTQSSISITGIGGKKSTQTRGIVSLHLQSLYNTSSISIQTHVLRTLTTILPSSEAPHQDWPHLNRLKLADPEFYKPRPIDVIIGADNYGRIIKSNVIKGSPSMPVAQLSIFGWLVIGPARRRQARAYSSFNASIPQDSDAALRELLTKFWIQEELPTENTSQLTPDEQECEDHFRATHSRDSTGRYVVRIPLKTNTKVLGTSYSTARSCLRRTLSKLTRNPEYREQYQRFMMEYEDLGHMKKASSISPNDSSIYYLPHHGVFKPGSETTKLRVVFNGSSPTTTGLSVNDIMHTGANLLLNINDVLLWIRHHKCIFATDITKMYRQVRVHEDDWNLQRILWIDEESNEVPYTLTTVTYGTKAAPFLAVRALLQLAEDEGQRYPLAVPSIKYARYVDDIFGGADSLDSLIEIASQLTDLCNAGGFPLAKWHSNEASLLETIVPCNNSQGTSISLDDCNTKILGLRWNTVNDSFTFTTKSHHNLNFTKRLVLSEVAQIFDPLGFLSPVIIRAKVLLQELWLLNLKWDDPLPSHVTIRWIAIREDLTSLARLSIPRWFNTYNNSTVELHGFSDASQLAMAAVIYITVFSPSTDHKVTSLVCSKTKVAPLKRLTIPRLELTAALILAKLLKYVQANLKLNIATIHLWTDSQVTLTWIKSHASRWKDYVRNRVTQIQELTQTATWVHVPGTSNPADCASRGLTTTQLEQHELWWRGPPWLLQSQESWPVQRNASDDTCLQECRPGISHVLTCQKIDYHWDLIHKYSSLQKLFHVTSVCYRFISKLRRTTASTRLSNTPADLERAKIFWIKATQSAYFSHELKMMVNNQTLPSSHAFNRLTAFIDDQGVIRVGGRLSNAQLTYEGKHPAILPRHSRLSELIVDHSHKATLHGGTQLTLAHIRQTYWIIGGRAPVKSHILRCVVCARQRGIRAHQLMGQLPLSRVTPSHPFSHTGVDYAGPIALKTWKGRGAKTQKGWICVFVCMTTSAVHLEMVTNYSTDGFVATYRRFAARRGIPHTIYSDCGTNFIGADSALKSMFVEGTQDNQRLAKLFVDDHTTWSFNPPAAPHMGGKWEAVVKSVKYHLRRTVSDTLLTFEEYYTLLNQIEATLNSRPLEPLTDDPDDLSVLTPAHFLIGRAISTLPEPSVEQANISPRARWHLIQQKLQQFWKRWSTQHLQRMQSISKWHHPSNNIHVGSLVLLTDERFPPCKWPLARVLAVHPGPDGLTRVVTIKTATSTLTRPIAKLALLPVEDQDSSPSSTSC